In one window of Leptospira sp. WS92.C1 DNA:
- a CDS encoding alpha/beta hydrolase → MIHTKTKLILCVFLWVVSILGCTRYAVITNEKFTSQTANVGPNIFLTTFSYENSSYPPILLIDPVLINKKALYIGDKSGLIGVLNGNGFSVWLLHFEDYKSINLKEIGEHLVPDMIARIQKVTGKKEYILGGVSLGGQAILHSFKAKKIPDISKAFFLGTGMDYKYNDSFIEQMKAEKRFGTDVSLSCKNKDSFCKRFISLDEDNPTTLFVYQNLFNYLPALEENPKTWASFEFTIFPSLFIGGRIDNISPTESIHPVYRRKNGKKEYWEAGRDNGMTIDYDHLGLFASEDAPSDLYQKIADWLKELEPGPKKVASTPANP, encoded by the coding sequence ATGATACATACAAAAACCAAACTGATTTTATGCGTTTTTCTCTGGGTCGTTTCGATCTTGGGTTGCACACGTTATGCGGTCATTACTAATGAAAAATTTACTTCGCAAACGGCAAACGTAGGACCGAACATTTTTCTAACAACATTTTCTTACGAAAATTCTTCATATCCGCCGATCCTTCTCATCGATCCAGTATTGATCAATAAAAAGGCGCTCTATATCGGAGATAAATCCGGCCTGATCGGAGTTCTCAACGGAAACGGATTTTCAGTTTGGCTTCTTCATTTTGAAGATTATAAGTCGATCAATCTAAAGGAAATCGGCGAACACCTCGTTCCGGATATGATTGCAAGAATCCAAAAAGTCACGGGGAAAAAAGAATATATTCTCGGTGGAGTGTCCTTGGGTGGACAAGCGATTCTTCATTCTTTCAAGGCGAAGAAGATTCCGGATATTTCAAAGGCGTTTTTTTTGGGAACCGGAATGGACTATAAATACAACGATAGTTTTATAGAACAGATGAAAGCCGAAAAAAGATTCGGAACCGACGTAAGTTTATCTTGTAAAAATAAGGATAGTTTTTGTAAACGATTCATTTCTTTGGACGAGGACAATCCCACAACTCTATTCGTATATCAGAATCTTTTTAACTACTTGCCCGCCCTCGAAGAAAATCCGAAAACATGGGCTTCTTTCGAATTCACAATATTTCCTTCCCTATTTATTGGTGGAAGAATCGACAATATCTCTCCTACGGAAAGTATTCATCCGGTTTATAGAAGAAAAAATGGAAAAAAAGAATACTGGGAAGCGGGAAGGGACAATGGAATGACGATCGACTATGATCATCTCGGACTCTTTGCATCTGAGGACGCTCCTTCGGATCTCTATCAAAAGATCGCGGACTGGCTCAAAGAATTGGAGCCCGGACCTAAGAAGGTCGCTTCCACCCCAGCAAATCCATAA
- the msrA gene encoding peptide-methionine (S)-S-oxide reductase MsrA: MEIATLGGGCFWCLEGVYQMVEGVESVVSGYSAGHVKNPDYHSVCSGTTGHAEVVQISFDPNVISYPELLEIFWICHDPTTLNRQGNDVGTQYRSIILYHSPIQKKQAEEAIQKAKENFSDPIVTQVEELKEFYRAENYHQNYFRINPEQTYCRYVVKPKIDKFLKIGFKVKKINS; encoded by the coding sequence ATGGAAATAGCGACATTAGGTGGCGGTTGTTTTTGGTGTTTGGAAGGGGTTTATCAAATGGTAGAAGGGGTGGAATCCGTTGTCTCCGGATATTCCGCCGGACATGTTAAGAATCCGGATTATCATTCCGTTTGTTCCGGCACAACGGGTCACGCGGAAGTCGTTCAGATTTCCTTTGATCCGAATGTGATCTCTTATCCTGAACTTCTGGAAATTTTTTGGATTTGCCATGACCCTACGACTCTCAATAGACAAGGAAACGACGTAGGGACCCAGTATCGTTCAATCATTTTGTATCATTCTCCGATCCAAAAAAAACAAGCGGAGGAAGCGATTCAAAAAGCGAAGGAAAATTTCTCAGATCCGATCGTAACTCAAGTAGAAGAGTTGAAGGAATTTTATCGAGCTGAAAACTATCATCAAAATTATTTTCGCATCAATCCTGAACAAACTTACTGCCGTTATGTGGTTAAACCGAAGATAGATAAGTTTCTAAAAATCGGATTTAAAGTGAAAAAGATCAATTCTTAA
- a CDS encoding acyl-CoA dehydrogenase family protein, with protein sequence MIQNNYFSDTQDIQDHFQHILPWTEIIFDYEGEFSVDPDGGPTNPTEAKEYYKTILETVGDLAGNILSPHVAELDREGLKFKDGNVEFPPKMLELVAKVVEAGVQAYGFSRKYGGLGVPWTVKSFISEIFYRVDASLAIAIGCVNLAEILERHASKEMKEEWIPRLTNGEFVCAMGLTEPDHGSDLPNLRTKATKKEDGTWILNGTKRFITHGCGFGETPAILLTLARSGEVGSGARGLSFFLVQSKDVEVAGIEHKLGLHCSPTCEIVFENSPGLLIGEEGYGLIKYTMGMLNGARMGIAQQSTGLATAAYYEALKYSKERIQFEKPLIEIPAVKKIIDRLERETLAMRCLTLEGSRVMDRYYWRALRLEKMGASEKEAKNDTVVRYWEKIANILTPISKFYCSESCLKVVSDALQVHGGSGYTEDYDIARIYRDARITTIYDGTSQIQINASIGGITSGLTHTFGEYLTELVNQLDSSLVHKLFHGFQELVSLYKELPGRENKDTYAEEVVLACSRLLAGLLLELSCRRIPEERRQIRLKHAKDYHLDTLSILEGNLAKLKEVTGVLV encoded by the coding sequence ATGATTCAGAACAATTACTTTTCGGATACGCAAGATATTCAGGATCACTTTCAGCATATTCTTCCTTGGACCGAAATCATTTTCGATTATGAAGGCGAATTCTCCGTAGATCCGGACGGAGGTCCGACCAATCCGACCGAAGCAAAGGAATATTATAAAACGATATTGGAAACCGTTGGCGATCTGGCTGGAAACATTCTTTCTCCTCATGTGGCGGAATTGGACCGGGAAGGGCTCAAGTTCAAAGATGGAAATGTAGAATTTCCTCCCAAGATGCTCGAGCTCGTTGCGAAGGTGGTGGAAGCCGGGGTCCAGGCATATGGATTTTCCAGAAAATACGGAGGACTCGGAGTTCCTTGGACTGTAAAATCGTTTATTTCCGAAATTTTTTATAGAGTCGACGCGTCACTCGCCATTGCGATCGGATGTGTCAACCTCGCCGAAATTTTAGAGCGACACGCTTCCAAGGAAATGAAGGAGGAATGGATTCCCCGTCTTACCAATGGAGAATTTGTCTGTGCAATGGGACTTACCGAGCCGGATCACGGTTCCGATCTTCCGAATCTCAGAACCAAGGCCACAAAAAAAGAGGACGGCACTTGGATCTTAAACGGAACCAAACGATTTATCACACATGGTTGTGGTTTTGGGGAAACGCCCGCAATTCTACTTACTTTAGCGCGTTCGGGCGAAGTCGGATCCGGAGCGAGAGGACTTTCCTTTTTTTTAGTTCAAAGTAAGGATGTTGAGGTTGCGGGTATCGAACACAAACTCGGTTTACATTGTTCTCCGACCTGCGAGATTGTTTTTGAAAATTCACCCGGTTTGTTGATCGGAGAAGAAGGTTACGGACTTATCAAGTATACCATGGGAATGTTGAACGGTGCGAGAATGGGAATAGCACAACAATCCACGGGGCTTGCTACGGCTGCATATTATGAAGCTTTAAAGTATTCCAAAGAAAGAATCCAGTTCGAAAAACCATTGATCGAAATTCCCGCGGTTAAAAAAATAATCGATCGACTGGAAAGGGAAACTCTCGCGATGCGTTGTCTCACTCTCGAAGGTTCTCGCGTTATGGATCGTTATTATTGGAGAGCGCTTCGTCTTGAAAAAATGGGGGCTTCCGAAAAAGAAGCAAAGAACGACACCGTTGTTCGATACTGGGAAAAGATTGCAAACATTCTCACGCCTATCAGTAAATTCTACTGTTCCGAATCCTGTTTAAAAGTGGTCAGCGACGCACTTCAGGTTCACGGTGGATCCGGTTATACCGAAGACTATGATATCGCGAGAATCTATAGGGATGCGCGGATTACTACGATTTATGACGGAACTTCTCAGATTCAAATCAATGCAAGTATCGGCGGGATCACTTCCGGATTGACCCATACTTTCGGTGAATATTTGACCGAACTCGTAAATCAGTTGGATTCATCCTTGGTTCATAAATTGTTTCACGGTTTTCAGGAATTGGTTTCACTTTATAAGGAGCTTCCCGGAAGAGAAAATAAGGACACATACGCGGAAGAAGTGGTTCTGGCCTGCTCGCGCCTTCTTGCGGGACTTTTGCTCGAACTTTCCTGTAGAAGAATTCCGGAAGAGAGAAGACAAATTCGACTCAAACACGCGAAAGATTATCATCTCGACACTCTTTCCATTCTGGAAGGGAATCTCGCAAAATTGAAGGAAGTCACTGGAGTTCTCGTTTAA
- a CDS encoding MltA domain-containing protein → MPLIFILFVFLLFGTNVSNAESLEKSGFIPIKEYPHYALQNLDSHSFQRALKESESYFQRLPSDWKFKIYEFSFDKSEFLNSIRTLKKLLKEKSLETRKSKFEKSFLFLESIHPQQLGKITGYYEVVLEGRLSPEGEYTFPVLEKPSDLIVKKRGNETVTGKILDGKFLPYEDRVELIAPSSWKNRTKSIVYMKLVDLHLAQLEGSALVNIPNQDQFRITYSSDNGKQYVSPATFLTGICKSLIPSKLRDCILEYPEEVRSAILKNPRYIFFKKEPYAPRGSGGIELIPQRSVAMDPGIPLGIPALLSFESSSMIEKDRIVFVHDRGSQIKGHGRLDYFLGTGKKAEEIAGKINTTGRIILILPKK, encoded by the coding sequence ATGCCTTTGATTTTTATTCTTTTTGTTTTTCTTTTGTTCGGAACGAATGTTTCCAATGCCGAATCTCTCGAAAAATCCGGATTTATTCCGATAAAAGAATATCCACATTATGCTTTGCAAAATTTGGATTCACATTCTTTTCAAAGAGCACTCAAAGAATCAGAGTCTTATTTTCAAAGACTTCCCTCCGATTGGAAATTTAAGATTTACGAATTTTCATTCGATAAAAGTGAATTTTTAAATTCGATCCGTACTCTAAAAAAACTTCTTAAAGAAAAATCCCTTGAAACCAGAAAATCAAAGTTTGAAAAATCCTTCCTTTTTCTGGAGTCGATCCATCCTCAACAACTGGGAAAAATCACGGGTTATTACGAAGTCGTTTTAGAAGGACGACTGAGCCCAGAAGGTGAATATACATTTCCGGTCCTAGAAAAACCCTCCGATCTCATCGTAAAAAAAAGAGGAAATGAAACCGTAACCGGAAAAATCCTGGATGGAAAATTTTTACCCTATGAGGATAGAGTAGAATTAATCGCTCCATCGTCTTGGAAGAATAGAACCAAATCGATTGTATATATGAAACTGGTAGATCTGCATCTTGCCCAACTGGAGGGTTCTGCGTTAGTAAATATTCCGAACCAGGATCAGTTTCGGATAACGTATTCCTCGGATAACGGAAAACAATATGTCAGCCCGGCCACATTCTTGACCGGAATCTGTAAAAGTTTGATCCCTTCCAAACTTCGCGATTGTATCTTAGAATACCCCGAAGAAGTAAGATCCGCAATTTTGAAAAACCCAAGATATATTTTTTTTAAAAAGGAACCTTATGCCCCTCGAGGCAGCGGAGGAATCGAGTTAATTCCGCAAAGATCCGTCGCTATGGATCCTGGGATTCCATTGGGCATTCCCGCGCTTTTATCCTTCGAGTCTTCGTCGATGATTGAAAAAGATCGGATCGTGTTTGTTCACGACAGAGGTTCTCAAATTAAAGGTCATGGACGTTTGGATTATTTCTTAGGTACAGGAAAAAAAGCGGAAGAGATCGCGGGCAAGATCAATACTACCGGCAGAATCATTCTGATTTTGCCGAAGAAGTAG
- the map gene encoding type I methionyl aminopeptidase, giving the protein MSIETEKDLIGLKKIGRIVGLVLKEMKSFARVGMSTKELDDFGLRLLSKYGARSAPAITYHFPGTTCISVNRDIAHGIPSAKKILKDGDLINIDVSAELDGYFGDNGSSFVLGQGHPILSSLVDCSRTSLYKGLAAAKAGNRISDIGKAIHSEARSYGFTVIKNLMGHGTGASLHEAPKYIPCYEDKRYSQKLKSGMVIAIETFISTKSEFATESSDGWTLTTREGSYVAQQEHTIVVTDNEPILLTADNGV; this is encoded by the coding sequence ATGTCCATTGAAACGGAAAAAGATCTAATCGGGCTCAAAAAAATTGGCAGAATCGTCGGGCTCGTGCTCAAAGAAATGAAATCCTTTGCTAGAGTTGGCATGTCCACCAAAGAGCTGGATGATTTTGGATTGAGGCTTCTTTCAAAATATGGAGCAAGATCCGCTCCCGCAATCACCTATCATTTTCCGGGCACCACTTGTATCAGCGTAAATCGAGACATAGCGCACGGAATTCCCTCAGCAAAAAAAATTCTCAAGGATGGCGACCTGATCAATATCGATGTATCCGCGGAACTCGACGGATATTTTGGAGACAACGGAAGTTCCTTTGTTTTGGGTCAGGGACATCCCATCCTAAGCTCACTTGTAGATTGTTCCCGCACCTCACTCTACAAAGGTTTGGCTGCGGCAAAAGCAGGCAATCGCATCAGTGATATCGGAAAAGCGATTCACAGCGAAGCCAGATCTTACGGATTTACTGTGATCAAAAATTTAATGGGACATGGAACCGGTGCAAGTCTTCACGAAGCTCCTAAATACATTCCGTGTTACGAAGACAAACGATATTCTCAAAAACTGAAATCCGGAATGGTCATCGCCATCGAAACCTTTATCTCCACAAAATCCGAATTCGCAACGGAATCCTCGGACGGATGGACTCTTACAACGCGAGAGGGAAGTTACGTCGCGCAACAGGAACACACGATCGTGGTTACGGATAACGAACCGATCTTATTGACTGCGGACAACGGAGTTTAA
- a CDS encoding cyclic nucleotide-binding domain-containing protein has protein sequence MPESPNLLNHIQPIDYSKGQIIFRQGDQSKDRMFFISKGSVMLSETIDNKECAICRIGENNFFGEMALLTGGKRTASAFAATDEVRLISLDSSIMENMIQKNPKFMFRMLLTAASRHYREELHFTKLYHYIKIDPSNLEFADDYENCRIHNLGVISRIYGHLSNYYPPGKYLFRAGEPASEKLWFVLQGKLVLCKTAKDDTESEVRDYHPGDLLDLSSLVGSNPRVFSVKAVDDIAVVTSIDRNLLYRVLTLNPKLFFNVFKTIVYDFTILNHCFKLSKEAEANLGSEIPSSPPEAEDVNGEGLDKLAEQASSAFEEELQPEDSEVETANP, from the coding sequence ATGCCTGAATCACCGAATCTACTCAATCATATACAACCTATCGATTATTCGAAGGGTCAAATTATCTTTCGTCAAGGAGATCAATCGAAAGATCGGATGTTTTTTATTTCCAAGGGATCGGTGATGCTTTCCGAAACGATCGATAACAAAGAATGCGCGATTTGTCGTATCGGTGAAAATAATTTTTTTGGAGAGATGGCGCTTTTGACCGGGGGAAAACGAACCGCATCCGCGTTTGCGGCGACGGATGAAGTTCGTTTGATTTCTCTTGATAGTAGTATTATGGAAAACATGATTCAAAAAAATCCGAAGTTTATGTTTCGGATGCTTTTAACGGCCGCAAGCCGGCACTATAGAGAAGAACTTCATTTTACGAAACTATATCATTATATAAAGATTGACCCTTCTAATCTTGAATTTGCGGATGATTATGAGAATTGTAGAATTCACAATCTCGGAGTGATTAGCAGAATTTACGGGCATCTTAGCAACTACTATCCTCCGGGCAAGTATCTATTCAGAGCGGGTGAACCCGCCTCCGAAAAACTCTGGTTTGTGTTACAGGGAAAATTGGTTCTTTGTAAAACTGCAAAGGACGACACCGAATCCGAAGTAAGAGACTATCATCCTGGAGATTTATTGGATTTATCGTCGTTAGTGGGTTCCAATCCGAGAGTCTTTTCGGTTAAGGCCGTGGATGACATTGCAGTAGTAACATCCATTGACAGAAATCTATTGTATAGAGTTTTAACTCTAAATCCGAAACTGTTTTTCAACGTTTTCAAAACGATCGTCTATGATTTTACGATTTTGAATCACTGTTTTAAGCTGAGTAAGGAAGCAGAAGCCAATTTAGGCAGTGAAATACCGAGCTCTCCTCCGGAAGCGGAAGACGTCAACGGCGAAGGATTGGACAAACTTGCGGAACAAGCTTCCAGTGCGTTCGAAGAGGAATTACAACCCGAGGATTCCGAGGTAGAAACCGCAAACCCTTAA
- a CDS encoding lipase family alpha/beta hydrolase, with protein sequence MNSNIQGSFLILLLGLFFSQCATSIQLQGEMHHPKTEDGWDLTLEHFPANPIASPKKYPVIVCHGLFANRTYLKINEKSSIVGKLQTEGYDVWLLDLRGRRDAGYPSLFFGDKTFSYSMDDYIKYDVDAAIKHVLKTTGKDKVNWIGHSMGGMIIYSRIGTLGEKRIANFVAIGSPSIMDPPNQVLKSWLSLSWFINFWPVVPAETWAGIQGGTGIPFLPQKSFEEMFWHKPNIAPSILSGVKTTSVNPGARNELLQFKDLGESGETRSLDQRISYSEGLKNIKIPTLLIAGRRDKLGMSHSLRYVYDMISSEDKSLFIASRSNNHADDYGHTDLIVGKNADKDIFNPLIVWLDKRN encoded by the coding sequence ATGAACTCGAACATCCAAGGAAGTTTTTTAATTCTTTTACTGGGCCTTTTTTTCTCTCAATGTGCCACGAGTATTCAACTCCAAGGTGAAATGCATCATCCAAAAACGGAAGACGGCTGGGATTTGACTCTCGAACACTTTCCGGCGAATCCGATTGCTTCCCCTAAAAAATATCCGGTAATCGTGTGTCACGGTCTTTTCGCAAATAGAACGTATCTAAAAATCAACGAGAAAAGTTCCATCGTTGGAAAACTTCAAACAGAAGGATACGATGTTTGGTTGTTGGATTTGAGAGGAAGAAGGGACGCTGGATACCCGTCCTTGTTTTTCGGCGACAAAACGTTTTCTTATAGCATGGACGATTATATCAAATACGACGTCGACGCTGCAATCAAACACGTCCTTAAAACAACCGGAAAAGACAAGGTCAATTGGATCGGTCATAGTATGGGCGGAATGATCATCTATTCCAGAATCGGTACCCTGGGTGAAAAAAGAATCGCAAACTTCGTAGCGATCGGTTCGCCCTCCATTATGGATCCTCCTAACCAAGTTTTAAAAAGTTGGCTTTCTTTATCTTGGTTTATTAATTTTTGGCCTGTCGTTCCCGCCGAAACCTGGGCAGGTATCCAAGGAGGTACAGGAATTCCGTTTTTACCGCAAAAATCGTTTGAAGAAATGTTCTGGCATAAGCCAAACATCGCTCCTTCCATTCTTTCCGGAGTCAAAACAACTTCCGTCAATCCAGGGGCGAGAAACGAACTTTTACAGTTCAAAGATCTTGGAGAAAGCGGAGAAACTCGAAGTTTAGACCAAAGAATTTCGTATTCAGAGGGACTCAAAAATATCAAGATCCCCACTCTTTTGATCGCAGGAAGGAGGGACAAACTCGGAATGTCTCATTCCCTTCGTTATGTATATGATATGATCTCTTCCGAAGACAAATCCCTCTTTATCGCCTCCAGATCCAACAACCACGCGGATGACTACGGGCACACGGATTTGATCGTGGGAAAAAATGCGGATAAAGATATCTTTAACCCTTTGATCGTATGGCTGGACAAACGAAACTAA
- a CDS encoding 7TM diverse intracellular signaling domain-containing protein, producing the protein MCFFLVVLPFSFLFSNSNSEICEFDQISISLENTESKELPKKPKKNLNYLSKENPFLKLGFIKESVWIRFRVKEYPRSRCFLRIPQVTLDSALLFSKSSTQISGDRFPYSERSIDDYYPVFHLEPSDTNNEEKDYYLWIQTSSIINFPLILESGLEYEKGSYYRSLLILFVLVLSLFITLLTGFAYRQTLDPIYLNIVGFLIFISLEGWACYSNGYKYLWSNSPEFQNISPPLFAFLSLACSTYFMHQFLLPASPNKIIRFLLSTSAIFTAIIGIVSSFLSDRPIVVKTFSWMFLTISLIILVSTFSLIRNFKPAKKIMLCILPISGSVLITVLYYLDLIPYNEYYIHAYVLSLPAVYVVVMVSLSDREKFVRRKTVSKAYDIQQLQEKLKKPNRFSESETPNKLPSIQFSLDHLLKVERIFKNPDLTKEDLTTILKITSVELDEFIQKTANISSFENYLNQHRVGEAKHLLRTRSNLKNADIAQRSGFSSLREMEKSFKTLTGVTPSEYKLMVKPESI; encoded by the coding sequence TTGTGCTTTTTTTTAGTCGTCCTTCCTTTTTCTTTTTTATTTTCGAATTCAAATTCTGAAATTTGCGAATTTGATCAAATTTCAATATCCCTGGAAAATACCGAATCAAAGGAACTTCCCAAAAAACCGAAGAAAAATCTGAATTATCTTTCGAAAGAAAATCCATTTTTAAAATTAGGGTTTATCAAAGAATCGGTTTGGATTCGATTTAGAGTCAAAGAATATCCGAGATCGAGATGTTTTCTCAGAATTCCTCAAGTAACCCTGGATTCTGCGCTTTTGTTTTCAAAATCTTCGACACAAATTTCGGGAGATCGTTTTCCTTATTCGGAAAGATCGATCGACGATTACTATCCGGTATTTCATCTCGAGCCCTCAGATACGAATAACGAAGAAAAGGATTACTATCTATGGATCCAAACATCTTCTATTATTAATTTTCCTTTAATCTTAGAGTCGGGATTGGAATACGAAAAGGGAAGTTATTATAGATCTCTCCTGATTTTATTCGTTTTAGTTCTGAGTCTTTTTATCACGTTACTTACCGGTTTCGCTTATCGTCAAACCTTGGATCCCATCTACTTGAATATAGTCGGTTTTTTGATCTTTATTTCTCTGGAAGGATGGGCCTGTTATTCAAACGGATATAAATATCTTTGGTCGAATTCCCCCGAGTTTCAAAATATATCCCCTCCTCTTTTTGCATTTCTTTCGCTTGCTTGTTCGACATATTTTATGCATCAGTTTCTTTTACCAGCCTCACCGAATAAGATCATTCGCTTTCTTTTGTCAACGTCCGCTATTTTTACGGCCATAATAGGAATTGTATCCTCGTTTCTATCCGATCGTCCCATTGTCGTAAAAACTTTTTCCTGGATGTTTCTTACGATATCGCTTATAATTTTAGTCTCCACTTTTTCATTAATTCGCAACTTTAAACCGGCTAAAAAAATTATGCTCTGTATACTTCCGATCTCCGGAAGCGTTTTGATAACGGTTTTGTATTACTTGGACTTGATCCCATACAACGAATATTACATACACGCATACGTTCTTTCTCTTCCCGCAGTTTACGTCGTTGTAATGGTGAGTTTGTCGGATCGTGAAAAATTTGTCAGGAGAAAAACGGTTAGTAAAGCTTACGACATACAACAACTTCAAGAAAAATTAAAAAAACCAAATCGCTTTTCAGAATCGGAAACGCCGAACAAACTGCCTTCAATTCAGTTTAGTTTGGATCATCTTTTAAAAGTGGAAAGAATTTTCAAAAATCCCGATCTTACAAAAGAAGACCTTACAACGATTTTAAAAATCACCTCCGTTGAATTGGATGAGTTTATTCAAAAAACGGCGAATATTTCCTCCTTTGAAAATTATCTCAATCAACATAGAGTTGGCGAGGCCAAACATCTTTTGCGAACAAGATCCAATCTTAAAAACGCGGATATAGCTCAGAGATCCGGTTTTTCCTCCTTGAGAGAAATGGAAAAATCGTTTAAAACACTGACCGGTGTCACGCCATCCGAATACAAACTCATGGTTAAACCGGAATCGATTTAA